In Fragaria vesca subsp. vesca linkage group LG1, FraVesHawaii_1.0, whole genome shotgun sequence, the sequence AACGGCAAAATCTTGCCAATGGCATCGCAACTAAGCCTGGATATGAACATTGACCGGACGAGTATGCTACTAACTCCGTCTTATTTATTTTCAGACCAAAATTATCCTAATCTAAACGGCAAAATCTTGCCAATGGCATCGCAACTAAGCCTGGATATGAACACTGATCGGACGAGTATGTTACTAACTTAATACTGACCGGGTAAGTATCAGTAACTTGCTAACGTAACCGATATGAGTCATGTGACTTTTATTTCCGATTTTTTTTTAAAAGGTCAAAAAACCTATTTTACAAGTGCAAAAAGTAACCAAAAATTATGAGAAAAATAAAAATGACTCGAACTTTAAAGCTGCCCAAAATCGAAGCAAGCAGCGAAGCTTCATCACAGTCCACACAGCCCCCCCAATGAGTTTGGGCAAGCTGTCACCGGCACCGCCGTCGTCACCGATGTTCTCCTTACGAGGATCTCTCATAACTCTCGCCTTCTTCACCTTACTCTCCCTCGCCTACTTCTCCGTCAACTTCTCCGTCTCCTCCGCACCTCCCCCTCCCGTCTCCGCCACCGTCAACAACGCCGTCAGGCAGCAAACCGCTCCCGGTGACCTGAATCAGTTGCCGGAGGAGAATGAGAACGAGAACGAGGAGTTTTCAGACATTTACCACTCGCCGGAGGTGTTCCGGTTGAACTACGCCGAAATGGAGCGGAAATTCAAGGTGTATATATACCCCGACGGCGATCCGAAGACGTTTTACCAGACGCCGAGGAAGCTCACCGGAAAATATTCCAGTGAGGGATATTTCTTTCAGAATATTAGAGAGGGGAGGTTTCGGACTGAGGATCCGGATCAGGCTCACCTCTTCTTCATTCCTATCTCCTGCCACAAGATGCGAGGCAAGGTAATGGTGCTTATCTGGTTGTTAGAGTTTGTTTTGATTTGTGTTTTCGATTTCGGAGAGGAGTGTGAGTGTGATTTGTTGTTTTATTGATGCGGATATGTGTGTGGTTAAGTGCATTAGTGATTGAATTAACTCAGGAGTTGTTAGAGAATGCGAATATGGGAGTTGTATTGATAGCTTAACCGATCAAAGTGTCTGTTTAGCAATTCGGTTGCTGATTTCGGATCGTTTGTGTTAGTTTAAGTTGAAGTATTTGCTGATTCATTGATTGATTTGGTTTGATTGCCAATGAACTTGCGATTTTCTCACTGTGAGTTACTAAGTTTGCTTGACCGTGGAATGGGAGTGGCAATGCGTAGAGTTGGATACAGTAGGTGCTAATAAGTTGTATCTGAAATGCTTTGTGATTGGATCTGATTGGTAGATGTTGTTGGTTTACGATGATTGTGCAGGGTACTTCGTATGAGAATATGACCATAATTGTTCAGAACTATGTGGAGAGCTTGATAGCCAAGTATCCGTACTGGAACAGGACTTTGGGTGCAGATCACTTCTTTGTGACCTGTCATGATGTTGGTGTGAGGGCAACTGAAGGACTTCCGCTTCTTGTAAAGAATTCTATTAGAGTTGTCTGCTCCCCTAGCTACGATGTTGGCTTC encodes:
- the LOC101295171 gene encoding probable glycosyltransferase At5g03795-like; amino-acid sequence: MSLGKLSPAPPSSPMFSLRGSLITLAFFTLLSLAYFSVNFSVSSAPPPPVSATVNNAVRQQTAPGDLNQLPEENENENEEFSDIYHSPEVFRLNYAEMERKFKVYIYPDGDPKTFYQTPRKLTGKYSSEGYFFQNIREGRFRTEDPDQAHLFFIPISCHKMRGKGTSYENMTIIVQNYVESLIAKYPYWNRTLGADHFFVTCHDVGVRATEGLPLLVKNSIRVVCSPSYDVGFIPHKDVALPQVLQPFALPAGGNDVENRTTLGFWAGHRNSKIRVILARVWENDTELYILNNRISRAEGNLLYQKKFYTTKFCICPGGSQVNSARPTDSIHYGCIPVILSNYYDLPFNDILDWRKFAVILTEKDVFQLKHILKAIPYSDFLTLHKNLVKVQKHFQWNSPPIKYDAFHMVMYDLWLRHHVIKY